The following proteins come from a genomic window of Synergistota bacterium:
- a CDS encoding sugar kinase — MKVVTFGEIMLRLSPPNYKRLFQAESFDVTYGGAEANVAAFLAQMGFEAYFVSKLPKNPLGDAAIGHLRKYGVRTDYIARGGERIGIYFLEIGASQRASKVVYDRAGSAISAAKREDFNWERILDGAKWFHFSGITPPLGKELPLIVKDALEVAKGKGVKVSCDLNYRAKLWSKEEAQRVMIPFMEYVDVLIANEEDMEKVLGMHIEGLDLKTGKIIREAYVKVAEEIASKYKLETVGITLRESLSATVNFWSVMIFENGKPYFSNRYEIHYIVDRVGAGDCFAGGLIYATLKGYDSQKKAEFAGAASCLKHTIPGDFSCLSEDEVEKLAGGATSGRVER; from the coding sequence ATGAAGGTGGTAACTTTTGGTGAGATTATGCTTAGGTTAAGTCCTCCCAACTATAAGAGGTTATTTCAGGCAGAGAGTTTCGATGTTACCTATGGCGGAGCCGAGGCTAATGTGGCTGCTTTCTTAGCTCAAATGGGATTTGAGGCTTATTTCGTTTCTAAGCTACCTAAAAATCCCTTGGGAGATGCTGCCATTGGGCATTTGAGAAAGTATGGAGTTAGAACTGACTATATTGCAAGAGGGGGGGAGAGAATAGGAATATACTTCTTGGAGATAGGTGCTTCTCAGAGGGCAAGTAAGGTTGTGTATGATAGAGCTGGTTCTGCAATATCAGCAGCAAAGAGAGAGGATTTCAACTGGGAGAGGATACTTGATGGAGCTAAATGGTTTCACTTTTCTGGTATAACTCCACCTTTGGGTAAGGAGCTTCCTCTGATAGTTAAGGATGCTCTTGAGGTTGCAAAAGGGAAAGGAGTAAAGGTGAGCTGCGACTTAAACTATAGGGCTAAGCTCTGGAGTAAAGAGGAAGCTCAAAGGGTTATGATACCTTTTATGGAATACGTGGACGTTCTTATAGCTAACGAGGAAGACATGGAAAAGGTTTTGGGCATGCATATAGAAGGTTTGGACCTTAAGACAGGAAAGATTATAAGAGAGGCTTATGTTAAGGTTGCGGAAGAGATTGCTAGTAAGTATAAGCTTGAAACGGTGGGAATAACTTTAAGAGAGAGCCTTTCTGCTACGGTCAACTTCTGGTCTGTTATGATATTTGAAAATGGTAAGCCTTACTTCTCGAATAGGTATGAAATTCACTATATAGTGGACAGAGTTGGAGCTGGAGATTGTTTCGCTGGCGGATTAATATATGCTACTCTTAAGGGATATGATTCTCAGAAGAAAGCAGAGTTTGCCGGAGCAGCTTCCTGTCTTAAGCATACTATTCCTGGTGATTTCTCTTGTTTAAGCGAGGACGAAGTGGAAAAACTTGCTGGTGGAGCTACTTCGGGAAGGGTTGAGAGGTGA
- a CDS encoding TRAP transporter large permease: MARNVKGALILFSTFFLTMVIGMPISLGLGFSAILTAIYLNIPLTVILQRFSSGASSVMLLAIPFFILAGQIMTEGGITEKIIAFSKILVGRIRGGLAIVNILASMFFGGVSGSSAADVSSIGSILIPAMVKEGYDKDFSIGVTVTSATLGIIIPPSHNMIIYSLAAGGVSIGALFMAGYIPGIMVGVAQMIAAYIISRKRNYPIITERFSLRDALISFRDSFLGLLVALVIIFGIALGIFTATEASVIAATYALFVAIFIYRGMKLIDVLKISKVSVATSAMVLFLIANASAFGYLMAYLNIPKVVAESLVSITDNKYLLMLLINGLLLLLGMVMDMAPLILIMTPILLPIVTKIGWSPIQFGIILLINLSIGLCTPPVGNTLFLGCAIGKAKIEEVLGALWPFYIAMIAVLLLVTYIPWFTMFLGGAFMKISG, from the coding sequence ATTGCGAGAAATGTAAAAGGTGCTCTTATACTCTTTTCGACTTTCTTTTTAACCATGGTAATTGGTATGCCTATATCCTTGGGTCTTGGTTTTTCTGCTATTCTAACAGCTATTTACTTAAATATTCCTTTGACCGTGATACTTCAAAGGTTCTCATCGGGGGCGAGCTCTGTCATGCTTCTTGCCATACCTTTCTTTATACTTGCTGGTCAGATAATGACGGAGGGAGGGATTACGGAAAAGATAATAGCTTTTTCCAAAATATTGGTTGGGAGAATTAGGGGCGGATTAGCTATAGTAAATATCCTAGCTAGTATGTTCTTTGGAGGTGTTTCTGGGTCGTCAGCGGCGGATGTTTCTTCAATTGGTTCTATATTGATACCTGCTATGGTTAAAGAGGGCTATGATAAGGATTTCTCCATAGGGGTTACGGTTACATCTGCCACCTTGGGAATTATAATACCTCCGAGCCATAATATGATAATTTATTCTCTTGCTGCAGGCGGTGTTTCCATAGGGGCTCTTTTTATGGCTGGCTATATTCCTGGCATTATGGTGGGTGTGGCGCAGATGATAGCTGCTTATATAATCTCTCGCAAGAGAAACTATCCGATAATAACCGAGAGATTCTCTCTGAGAGATGCTTTAATAAGCTTTAGGGATTCCTTTTTAGGGCTTCTTGTGGCTTTAGTTATAATCTTTGGTATAGCACTTGGAATTTTCACTGCTACAGAGGCTTCGGTTATAGCTGCTACATATGCGTTGTTTGTCGCTATATTCATTTATAGAGGCATGAAATTAATAGATGTACTAAAGATTTCGAAGGTTTCTGTTGCTACATCAGCAATGGTTCTTTTCTTAATAGCTAATGCTTCTGCTTTTGGTTATCTTATGGCTTACTTAAATATTCCTAAGGTAGTTGCTGAGAGCTTAGTTAGTATTACAGATAATAAGTATTTATTAATGCTTCTTATAAATGGGTTATTGCTTCTTTTGGGAATGGTAATGGATATGGCCCCCTTAATTCTTATAATGACTCCTATATTGCTTCCAATAGTAACTAAAATAGGTTGGTCCCCGATCCAGTTTGGAATAATACTTCTTATAAACCTTTCAATCGGTCTTTGTACGCCTCCTGTCGGTAATACCTTGTTTTTAGGGTGCGCCATAGGTAAGGCGAAAATAGAGGAGGTTTTAGGGGCCTTATGGCCTTTCTATATAGCTATGATAGCTGTTCTTCTCTTAGTAACCTATATCCCCTGGTTTACCATGTTTCTCGGGGGAGCTTTTATGAAAATTTCTGGATAG